From one Amaranthus tricolor cultivar Red isolate AtriRed21 chromosome 17, ASM2621246v1, whole genome shotgun sequence genomic stretch:
- the LOC130803831 gene encoding uncharacterized protein LOC130803831 yields the protein MQRKNQPKMGKSRFGILLGRKSSKFVCYLKHAITRNSYLKNRQQALYSCSISDVVQLLHLGHQHHALLRVILLLILFVSILEITQFYSSIVLKIQGELRILVQGGSNTHLNIYILDLMLIEQVEHVIESKNMLDVFDMIDSYCNFLAQNVSSIQKSKECPEEYKEAIGSLIFASSRIGDFPELQHIRNYFTSKFGQEFIIQALESPTCFGVNDKIIQKLSRSRPSLETKFNFVKEIAPKNEIRVNWHQHADIQQH from the exons ATGCAAagaaaaaatcaaccaaaaatgGGGAAAAGTagatttggtatattattaggaagaaaatcatcaaaatttgTGTGTTATTTAAAGCATGCAATTACAAGAAATTCATATTTAAAGAATAGGCAACAAGCTCTTTACTCATGCTCAATTTCAGATGTTGTTCAACTCCTTCACCTTGGTCATCAACATCATGCTCTTCTTCGAGTAATTCTTCTACTTATACTTTTCGTATCCATTCTCGAAATAACACAATTTTATAGTTCTATCGTTTTG AAGATTCAGGGTGAATTGAGGATACTGGTACAGGGTGGATCAAACACTCATCTCAACAT TTATATTCTTGATCTTATGTTGATTGAACAGGTTGAGCATGTAATAGAGAGCAAGAACATGTTGGATGTATTTGATATGATAGACTCTTATTGTAATTTTCTTGCACAAAATGTATCATCGATCCAAAAAAGCAA AGAATGTCCAGAGGAATATAAGGAAGCCATAGGGAGCTTGATTTTTGCATCATCAAGAATTGGAGACTTTCCAGAATTACAACATATTCGAAATTATTTTACATCCAAATTTGGGCAGGAGTTCATAATTCAAGCACTTGAGTCTCCTACATGTTTTGGAGTTAATGATAAG ATTATACAGAAGTTATCAAGAAGCAGACCAAGTTTGGAAACAAAATTTAACTTTGTCAAAGAAATTGCACCCAAGAATGAAATTAGGGTTAATTGGCATCAACATGCAGATATTCAACAACACTAA
- the LOC130804375 gene encoding 30S ribosomal protein 3, chloroplastic-like isoform X1 yields MLSMAVQPNINAIAKPSTYPSPKLSFKPFNVSTFANPKHFSSPSFPHLKKKDWNFSLSAAPETISDVSLDEASVDIDDELPVNKELKVVVKPLDKPRLVLKFIWMEKNIGLALDQTIPGHGTIPLSPYYFWPRKDAWEELKVLLESKPWISQKQMIILLNQATDIINLWQQSGGNIA; encoded by the exons ATGCTTTCAATGGCAGTTCAACCTAACATCAATGCCATTGCTAAACCTTCAACATACCCATCTCCTAAACTATCCTTTAAACCCTTCAACGTTTCCACCTTTGCAAACCCAAAACATTTTTCTTCTCCTTCATTTCCTCACTTGAAGAAGAAAGATTGGAACTTTTCTCTTTCTGCTGCACCTGAAACCATTTCTGATGTATCCCTTGATGAAGCTTCTGTAgatattgatgatgaattgCCTGTCAACAAagag CTTAAAGTAGTAGTGAAGCCACTGGATAAACCAAGGCTGGTTTTGAAGTTTATTTGGATGGAAAAAAACATCGGTCTTGCCCTTGATCAAACCATACCGGGTCATGGTACAATACCTTTAAGCCCATACTACTTTTGGCCGCGGAAAGACGCATGGGAAGAGCTGAAAGTGTTGCTTGAGAGTAAGCCTTGGATTTCTCAGAAACAAATGATTATTCTACTGAATCAAGCCACTGATATCATCAACTTGTGGCAACAAAGTGGTGGTAATATTGCTTAA
- the LOC130804375 gene encoding 30S ribosomal protein 3, chloroplastic-like isoform X2 gives MLSMAVQPNINAIAKPSTYPSPKLSFKPFNVSTFANPKHFSSPSFPHLKKKDWNFSLSAAPETISDVSLDEASVDIDDELPVNKEKLKVVVKPLDKPRLVLKFIWMEKNIGLALDQTIPGHGTIPLSPYYFWPRKDAWEELKVLLESKPWISQKQMIILLNQATDIINLWQQSGGNIA, from the exons ATGCTTTCAATGGCAGTTCAACCTAACATCAATGCCATTGCTAAACCTTCAACATACCCATCTCCTAAACTATCCTTTAAACCCTTCAACGTTTCCACCTTTGCAAACCCAAAACATTTTTCTTCTCCTTCATTTCCTCACTTGAAGAAGAAAGATTGGAACTTTTCTCTTTCTGCTGCACCTGAAACCATTTCTGATGTATCCCTTGATGAAGCTTCTGTAgatattgatgatgaattgCCTGTCAACAAagag AAGCTTAAAGTAGTAGTGAAGCCACTGGATAAACCAAGGCTGGTTTTGAAGTTTATTTGGATGGAAAAAAACATCGGTCTTGCCCTTGATCAAACCATACCGGGTCATGGTACAATACCTTTAAGCCCATACTACTTTTGGCCGCGGAAAGACGCATGGGAAGAGCTGAAAGTGTTGCTTGAGAGTAAGCCTTGGATTTCTCAGAAACAAATGATTATTCTACTGAATCAAGCCACTGATATCATCAACTTGTGGCAACAAAGTGGTGGTAATATTGCTTAA